A DNA window from Myxococcales bacterium contains the following coding sequences:
- a CDS encoding sigma-70 family RNA polymerase sigma factor has product MDARPDRAAAQLDDDHRFVYAVARRIVGDREAASDVAQDAMLQAFRHRASFRGDARYRTWLYRIATTAAFSHLRRERSLARRAAGHAAAAPLATPPATPIEALTEAETARVVADHVGALAGPYREILALRFYDDCTEREAATTLGVSEAAIKLRTHRAKRALRARLTPTVTGPRADR; this is encoded by the coding sequence ATGGACGCTCGCCCTGACCGCGCCGCCGCGCAGCTCGATGATGACCACCGGTTCGTCTACGCCGTCGCGCGCCGCATCGTCGGCGACCGCGAGGCCGCCAGCGACGTCGCGCAGGACGCGATGCTCCAGGCGTTCCGCCACCGCGCCAGCTTCCGCGGCGACGCGCGCTACCGGACGTGGCTGTACCGCATCGCCACCACCGCCGCGTTCAGCCACCTGCGCCGCGAGCGCTCGCTGGCCCGTCGGGCCGCGGGCCACGCCGCCGCCGCGCCGCTGGCGACGCCACCAGCGACGCCGATCGAGGCGTTGACCGAGGCCGAGACCGCGCGGGTCGTCGCCGATCACGTCGGCGCGCTCGCGGGCCCGTACCGCGAGATCCTGGCGCTGCGCTTCTACGACGACTGCACCGAGCGCGAGGCCGCGACCACGCTGGGCGTGTCCGAGGCGGCGATCAAGCTGCGCACCCACCGCGCCAAGCGCGCCCTGCGCGCGCGCCTGACGCCGACGGTCACGGGGCCGCGGGCTGATCGCTGA
- a CDS encoding ABC transporter ATP-binding protein, with translation MLEVDDLHVAYGGIQALRGLSFAVEAGQIVTLIGANGAGKTTTLRAISGLVKPTQGGIRFAGKNIVGKAPHLIVARGLSHAPEGRGIFANLSVSENLDIGAYLRTDKAGIAKDRAHALTLFPRLRERLTQSAGTLSGGEQQMLAIARALLARPKLLLLDEPSLGLAPQIVALIFQIVKQIASEGTTILLVEQNAHMALKVADVGYVLEVGTLVASGPAAQLAADDAIRKAYLGVH, from the coding sequence CTGCTCGAGGTCGACGATCTGCACGTCGCCTACGGCGGCATCCAGGCGCTGCGCGGCCTGTCGTTCGCCGTCGAGGCCGGGCAGATCGTGACGCTGATCGGGGCCAACGGCGCCGGCAAGACCACGACCCTGCGCGCGATCAGCGGCCTGGTGAAGCCGACCCAGGGCGGGATCCGGTTCGCCGGCAAGAACATCGTCGGCAAGGCCCCGCACCTGATCGTCGCGCGCGGCCTGTCGCACGCGCCCGAGGGCCGCGGCATCTTCGCGAACCTGTCGGTGTCCGAGAACCTCGACATCGGCGCGTACCTGCGGACCGACAAGGCCGGCATCGCCAAGGATCGCGCGCACGCGCTGACGCTGTTCCCGCGCCTGCGCGAGCGCCTCACGCAGAGCGCCGGGACGCTGTCGGGCGGCGAGCAGCAGATGCTCGCGATCGCCCGCGCGCTCCTGGCCCGGCCCAAGCTGCTCTTGCTCGACGAGCCGTCGCTGGGCCTGGCGCCGCAGATCGTCGCGCTGATCTTCCAGATCGTGAAGCAGATCGCGAGCGAGGGCACGACGATCCTGCTGGTCGAGCAGAACGCGCACATGGCGCTCAAGGTCGCCGACGTCGGCTACGTGCTCGAGGTCGGCACGCTGGTCGCGTCGGGCCCGGCCGCACAGCTCGCGGCCGACGACGCGATCCGCAAGGCCTACCTCGGCGTGCACTGA
- a CDS encoding ABC transporter ATP-binding protein — MSADRLSKSFGGLKAVSELSFTVPPGALHGLIGPNGAGKTTVFNLLTGVYRPDAGQVQVGGVPMTNKKPSEIADAGMVRTFQNIRLFGDLSVLDNVRIAAGVRARSGLWRSLLRTPLWLREEADIRARSLALLDVLGIGHRADEIAKSLPYGDQRKLEIARALATKPKVLLLDEPVAGMNTAEKIEMRGLIQSLRAQFDVAILLIEHDMGLVMDICEHITVIDHGETIAVGAPAKIQSDPAVIEAYLGVPDEPAPVAGEVEA, encoded by the coding sequence CTGTCCGCGGACCGGCTGTCGAAGTCGTTCGGCGGGCTCAAGGCGGTCAGCGAGCTGTCGTTCACCGTGCCGCCGGGCGCGCTCCACGGCCTGATCGGCCCCAACGGCGCCGGCAAGACCACGGTGTTCAACCTGCTGACCGGCGTGTACCGGCCCGACGCCGGGCAGGTCCAGGTCGGCGGCGTGCCGATGACCAACAAGAAGCCGTCGGAGATCGCCGACGCCGGCATGGTGCGGACGTTCCAGAACATCCGCCTGTTCGGCGACCTGAGCGTGCTCGACAACGTCCGCATCGCCGCCGGCGTGCGCGCGCGCTCGGGCCTGTGGCGCAGCCTCCTGCGCACGCCGCTGTGGCTGCGCGAGGAGGCCGACATCCGGGCGCGGTCGCTGGCGCTCCTCGACGTGCTGGGCATCGGCCACCGCGCCGACGAGATCGCCAAGAGCCTGCCCTACGGCGATCAGCGCAAGCTCGAGATCGCGCGCGCGCTGGCGACCAAGCCCAAGGTGCTCCTGCTCGACGAGCCGGTCGCCGGGATGAACACCGCCGAGAAGATCGAGATGCGCGGCCTGATCCAGTCGCTGCGCGCGCAGTTCGACGTGGCGATCCTGCTGATCGAGCACGACATGGGCCTGGTCATGGACATCTGCGAGCACATCACCGTGATCGATCACGGCGAGACGATCGCGGTCGGCGCGCCGGCGAAGATCCAGTCGGATCCGGCGGTGATCGAGGCGTACCTGGGCGTCCCCGACGAGCCGGCGCCGGTGGCCGGGGAGGTCGAGGCGTGA
- a CDS encoding branched-chain amino acid ABC transporter permease, whose amino-acid sequence MTARPTPGLVGAVVRSAYPILIGFALAYVMQTVVAVSIGDYYSKIFIDVGIAIVLGVSLGIVNGYAGQFSLGHAGFMAVGGYTAAAIVYYGSIKLFGTKAIYGGSLGPGELLLCAGCIAGGVMAALTGWLVGLPSLRLRGDYLAIVTLGFGEIIRVLIKQTDDVVLSQKQVEAADWWTLLDNLGGGFGFIGGPRYIDARNPFWVWLFVVIVCLVAYRLKYSNRGRQLLAVRENEIAAEAMGIRTTKAKVSAFMTSAFFAGIGGGLYAHELGNSLRPADLGFQKSIDIVIIVVLGGMGSISGAVIAAIAVTILPEVFRSFSEYRMIAYALALIIVMILRPQGLLGLKELWEVDWRAIGRGLVTAPGRFARWLPGLPGRLRSALREAIDRRQEDRS is encoded by the coding sequence ATGACCGCGCGCCCGACGCCCGGCCTGGTCGGCGCCGTGGTCCGGTCGGCCTATCCGATCCTGATCGGCTTCGCGCTCGCGTACGTCATGCAGACCGTGGTCGCGGTCTCGATCGGCGACTACTACAGCAAGATCTTCATCGACGTCGGCATCGCGATCGTGCTGGGCGTGTCGCTCGGCATCGTCAACGGCTACGCCGGCCAGTTCTCGCTCGGCCACGCCGGGTTCATGGCGGTCGGCGGCTACACCGCCGCGGCGATCGTCTACTACGGCTCGATCAAGCTGTTCGGCACCAAGGCGATCTACGGCGGGTCGCTGGGGCCGGGCGAGCTGCTGCTGTGCGCCGGGTGCATCGCCGGCGGCGTCATGGCGGCGCTGACCGGGTGGCTGGTCGGCCTGCCCAGCCTGCGCCTGCGCGGCGACTACCTGGCGATCGTCACGCTCGGGTTCGGCGAGATCATCCGGGTCCTGATCAAGCAGACCGACGACGTCGTCTTGTCGCAGAAGCAGGTCGAGGCCGCCGACTGGTGGACCCTGCTCGACAACCTCGGCGGCGGGTTCGGGTTCATCGGCGGGCCGCGCTACATCGACGCGCGCAACCCGTTCTGGGTGTGGCTGTTCGTCGTGATCGTGTGCCTGGTGGCGTACCGGCTCAAGTACTCCAACCGCGGCCGGCAGCTCCTCGCGGTGCGCGAGAACGAGATCGCGGCCGAGGCGATGGGCATCCGCACGACCAAGGCCAAGGTGTCGGCGTTCATGACCTCGGCGTTCTTCGCCGGCATCGGCGGCGGGCTCTACGCCCACGAGCTCGGCAACAGCCTGCGGCCGGCCGACCTCGGCTTCCAGAAGTCGATCGACATCGTCATCATCGTCGTGCTCGGCGGCATGGGCTCGATCTCGGGCGCGGTGATCGCCGCGATCGCCGTGACGATCCTGCCCGAGGTGTTCCGGTCGTTCTCCGAGTACCGGATGATCGCCTACGCGCTGGCGCTGATCATCGTGATGATCCTGCGGCCGCAGGGCCTGCTCGGCCTCAAGGAGCTGTGGGAGGTCGACTGGCGCGCGATCGGGCGCGGCCTGGTCACCGCGCCCGGGCGGTTCGCGCGCTGGCTGCCGGGCCTGCCGGGGCGCCTGCGCTCGGCGCTGCGCGAGGCCATCGACCGGCGCCAGGAGGACCGGTCGTGA
- a CDS encoding branched-chain amino acid ABC transporter permease — MTKFVQVFFQTLTLGSLYALIALGYTLVYGILRFINFAHSDVVTFGAWIAFTIAGVLGWAGTGSPVFAMPIVMIAAMAASAALGFTIERLAYRPLRKAPRLNVLITAIGVSLFLQNTGQLQAVFGKDPVKMPRLLSEEPLFRLAGVQVPLVDVALVLLAVALVIVLQWLVYRSKLGQAMRAVSWNDQIASLMGVPVDRVISITFVIGSALAAAGGVLYGLKYGQLNQTADALWVLLGLKAFVAAVVGGIGNVRGAVVGALLIATIEMFGAAYLSPQLADLYVFGVLILMLLLRPAGLLGSDTVEKV; from the coding sequence ATGACCAAGTTCGTCCAGGTCTTCTTCCAGACCCTGACGCTCGGCAGCCTCTACGCGCTGATCGCGCTGGGCTACACGCTGGTCTACGGGATCCTGCGGTTCATCAACTTCGCGCACTCGGACGTGGTCACGTTCGGCGCGTGGATCGCCTTCACGATCGCGGGCGTGCTGGGCTGGGCCGGGACCGGCTCGCCGGTGTTCGCGATGCCGATCGTGATGATCGCGGCGATGGCGGCGTCGGCCGCGCTCGGCTTCACGATCGAGCGGCTGGCCTACCGGCCGCTGCGCAAGGCCCCGCGCCTGAACGTGCTGATCACCGCGATCGGCGTGTCGTTGTTCCTCCAGAACACCGGCCAGCTCCAGGCGGTGTTCGGCAAGGACCCGGTCAAGATGCCGCGGCTGCTGTCGGAGGAGCCGCTGTTCCGGCTGGCTGGCGTGCAGGTGCCGCTGGTCGACGTGGCGCTGGTGCTCCTCGCGGTGGCGCTGGTGATCGTCCTGCAGTGGCTGGTGTACCGGAGCAAGCTCGGGCAGGCGATGCGCGCGGTGTCGTGGAACGATCAGATCGCCTCGCTGATGGGCGTGCCGGTCGATCGCGTCATCTCGATCACGTTCGTGATCGGCTCGGCGCTGGCCGCCGCTGGCGGCGTGCTCTACGGCCTCAAGTACGGCCAGCTCAACCAGACCGCCGACGCGCTCTGGGTGCTGCTCGGGCTCAAGGCGTTCGTGGCCGCGGTCGTCGGCGGCATCGGCAACGTCCGCGGCGCGGTCGTCGGCGCGCTCTTGATCGCGACGATCGAGATGTTCGGCGCCGCCTACCTGTCGCCGCAGCTGGCCGATCTGTACGTGTTCGGCGTGCTGATCTTGATGCTGCTCTTGCGGCCGGCCGGCCTGCTCGGCTCGGACACGGTGGAGAAGGTATGA
- a CDS encoding ABC transporter substrate-binding protein, giving the protein MRSLATIGLSVLLAVTAGCERKRNQTGGGGGSGESGSGGAGGGVPDNRPVMIGHFASMTGSEATFGQSTDRGIRLAIAERNAAIDAGTLKGRKIDLTTEDDAGKPQEAGTAVTKLITRTKVVAILGEVASGLSMAGGQVAQQYGVPMISPSSTNPAVTQIGDMIFRVCFLDEFQGKVVAKFAVEELKAKKVAILFDQGQPYSKGLADFFEKALKAAGGEVATRQAYDTNNPDVGAQLASIKDANPDAVFLPGYYTQAANIARQARKLGITVPFLGGDGWDSAKLEEIGGDAVQGSFFSNHYSPEEETPAVQNFVAKYKAKHGAAPDALAALGYDAANLLFAAIDRSPSLSGKDLAATIAATKGFAGVTGEITINGDRDASKSAVVVKIDHGKRPAVKRYPAE; this is encoded by the coding sequence ATTCGGAGTCTGGCTACCATCGGCTTGTCGGTCCTGCTCGCGGTCACCGCGGGCTGCGAGCGCAAGCGCAACCAGACCGGCGGTGGCGGCGGCTCCGGCGAGTCGGGATCGGGCGGCGCCGGCGGGGGCGTGCCTGACAACCGGCCGGTCATGATCGGCCACTTCGCGTCGATGACCGGCTCGGAGGCGACCTTCGGGCAGTCGACCGACCGCGGCATCCGCCTGGCGATCGCGGAGCGCAACGCGGCGATCGACGCCGGCACGCTCAAGGGCCGGAAGATCGATCTGACGACCGAGGACGACGCCGGCAAGCCTCAGGAGGCCGGCACCGCGGTCACCAAGCTGATCACCCGCACCAAGGTCGTCGCGATCCTGGGCGAGGTGGCGTCGGGCCTGTCGATGGCTGGCGGCCAGGTCGCGCAGCAGTACGGCGTGCCGATGATCTCGCCGTCGTCGACCAACCCCGCGGTCACCCAGATCGGCGACATGATCTTCCGGGTCTGCTTCCTCGACGAGTTCCAGGGCAAGGTCGTCGCCAAGTTCGCGGTCGAGGAGCTCAAGGCCAAGAAGGTCGCGATCCTGTTCGATCAGGGCCAGCCGTACTCCAAGGGCCTGGCCGACTTCTTCGAGAAGGCGCTCAAGGCCGCGGGCGGCGAGGTCGCGACCCGCCAGGCCTACGACACCAACAACCCCGACGTCGGCGCGCAGCTGGCCTCGATCAAGGACGCGAACCCCGACGCGGTGTTCCTGCCCGGCTACTACACCCAGGCCGCGAACATCGCGCGCCAGGCGCGCAAGCTCGGCATCACCGTGCCGTTCCTGGGCGGCGACGGCTGGGACTCGGCCAAGCTCGAGGAGATCGGCGGCGACGCGGTGCAGGGCTCGTTCTTCTCGAACCACTACTCGCCCGAGGAGGAGACCCCGGCGGTCCAGAACTTCGTCGCGAAGTACAAGGCCAAGCACGGCGCCGCGCCCGACGCCCTGGCCGCGCTCGGCTACGACGCCGCCAACCTGCTGTTCGCGGCCATCGATCGGTCACCGTCGCTCAGCGGCAAGGACCTGGCGGCGACGATCGCCGCGACCAAGGGCTTCGCCGGCGTCACCGGCGAGATCACGATCAACGGCGATCGCGACGCGTCGAAGTCGGCGGTGGTCGTGAAGATCGACCACGGCAAGCGCCCCGCGGTGAAGCGCTACCCGGCCGAGTAG
- a CDS encoding potassium transporter Kup — MPAQGHHYHGKKELALVSLGALGVVYGDIGTSPLYAMKECLTGEHGAAPTPANVYGVLSLVVWALTLVIVVKYLTFVLRADNKGEGGIQALAALVSGTTNRAAGKLAIPVLMALFGTGLLYGEGVLTPAISVLSAVEGLNVATTSVEHLVVPITMGILVALFMVQRFGTHKIGTVFGYIMLMWFISIGVAGVSWIVKAPEVLHALNPLYGLKFLLHNGSRGFLLLGSVVLVITGGEALYADMGHFGRVPIRVAWYCVVFPGLLLNYFGQGALFLTSPEGSIHNPFFQMVEGPMLYPMVGLATMAAIIASQALISGAFSLTNQAVQLGYAPRVTIVHTSEKAEGQIYIPEVNYLLMAACLAVVLGFGSSTKLAGAYGVAVTGTMAITSILYFLVRTKLWHLPVWSSALMLVVFLGIDLTFFSSTMAKIHHGGWLPLTFGAVVFVMLTTWWRGRTELSRVMDQGNLPDELFLGDVETQALHRVKGTAVFMTSNPDGIPNVLMHHVKHNQVLHKQVVLLSIRTESVPWVAGSASLQVKDLGQGFFRVMARVGFMQSPNVPAMLARCAKQGLTTNPAITTFYLGRQSLITTGRTRMARWRKILFSFLSRNARPPTDFFGLPPNRVVELGLQIEL, encoded by the coding sequence ATGCCCGCCCAGGGGCACCACTATCACGGCAAGAAGGAGCTGGCGCTGGTCTCGCTCGGCGCGCTCGGCGTCGTCTACGGCGACATCGGCACCTCGCCGCTGTACGCGATGAAGGAGTGCCTGACCGGCGAGCACGGCGCCGCGCCCACGCCCGCCAACGTCTACGGCGTGCTGTCGCTGGTGGTCTGGGCGCTGACGCTGGTGATCGTCGTCAAGTACCTGACGTTCGTGCTGCGCGCCGACAACAAGGGCGAGGGCGGCATCCAGGCCCTGGCCGCGCTGGTTTCGGGCACGACCAACCGCGCGGCCGGCAAGCTCGCGATCCCGGTGCTGATGGCGCTGTTCGGCACCGGCCTGCTCTACGGCGAGGGCGTCCTGACCCCTGCGATCTCGGTCCTGTCGGCGGTCGAGGGGCTCAACGTCGCGACCACCTCGGTCGAGCACCTCGTCGTCCCGATCACGATGGGCATCCTGGTCGCGCTGTTCATGGTGCAGCGGTTCGGCACCCACAAGATCGGCACGGTGTTCGGCTACATCATGCTGATGTGGTTCATCTCGATCGGCGTCGCCGGCGTGAGCTGGATCGTCAAGGCGCCCGAGGTGCTCCACGCGCTGAACCCGCTCTACGGGCTCAAGTTCTTGCTCCACAACGGCAGCCGCGGCTTCTTGCTGCTGGGCTCGGTCGTGCTGGTCATCACCGGCGGCGAGGCGCTCTACGCCGACATGGGGCACTTCGGCCGGGTGCCGATCCGGGTCGCCTGGTACTGCGTCGTGTTCCCGGGCCTCCTGCTCAACTACTTCGGCCAGGGCGCGCTGTTCCTGACCTCGCCCGAGGGCTCGATCCACAACCCGTTCTTCCAGATGGTCGAGGGCCCGATGCTCTACCCGATGGTGGGGCTCGCGACGATGGCCGCGATCATCGCGTCGCAGGCGCTGATCTCGGGCGCGTTCTCGCTGACCAACCAGGCCGTGCAGCTCGGGTACGCGCCGCGCGTGACGATCGTCCACACCTCCGAGAAGGCCGAGGGCCAGATCTACATCCCCGAGGTCAACTACCTGCTCATGGCCGCGTGCCTGGCGGTGGTGCTCGGCTTCGGCTCGTCGACCAAGCTGGCCGGCGCCTACGGCGTGGCGGTCACCGGCACGATGGCGATCACCTCGATCCTCTACTTCCTGGTGCGCACCAAGCTGTGGCACCTGCCGGTGTGGTCGAGCGCGCTCATGCTGGTGGTGTTCCTGGGCATCGACCTGACGTTCTTCTCGTCGACGATGGCCAAGATCCACCACGGCGGCTGGCTGCCGCTGACGTTCGGCGCGGTGGTGTTCGTGATGCTGACCACCTGGTGGCGCGGCCGCACCGAGCTGTCGCGGGTCATGGACCAGGGCAACCTGCCCGACGAGCTGTTCCTCGGCGACGTCGAGACCCAGGCGCTGCACCGGGTCAAGGGCACCGCGGTGTTCATGACCTCGAACCCCGACGGCATCCCCAACGTGCTGATGCACCACGTCAAGCACAACCAGGTCCTGCACAAGCAGGTCGTGCTGCTGTCGATCCGCACCGAGAGCGTGCCCTGGGTCGCGGGCAGCGCGTCGTTGCAGGTGAAGGACCTCGGCCAGGGCTTCTTCCGGGTCATGGCCCGGGTCGGGTTCATGCAGTCGCCCAACGTGCCCGCCATGCTCGCGCGCTGCGCCAAGCAGGGGCTCACGACCAACCCGGCGATCACCACCTTCTACCTGGGCCGCCAGAGCCTGATCACCACCGGCCGCACCAGGATGGCCCGCTGGCGGAAGATCTTGTTCTCGTTCCTGTCCCGCAACGCCCGCCCGCCGACCGACTTCTTCGGCCTGCCGCCCAACCGCGTCGTCGAGCTGGGCCTGCAGATCGAGCTGTAG
- a CDS encoding Ig domain-containing protein has protein sequence MARASRTTPPRMLGVAIALAVASCGELVAPPVTAVAVAPASAHLIPGETAQLVAELRVDGDVVVTDRAVTWATSDPGVATVSATGLVVAVAPGAAATITATSEGQAGVATVVVTGPVATVTVGPALAPVIVGASAQLTAELRDAAGALVLGRPITWAASDPAIAAVAADGVMTAQAVGGPVTITATADGHRGEVSVTTVAGIITGIADIRGFLEGCPTSDPAFATIQADFQLRENGVRLTAPIACREPFSAVPIAELTDELIAYQVLRIAYYMSRGTEGRLPWTTRALYDWMKASIGGINLKTAPGQLYCCDLIDGERYFSMSRLDDFQRNQKRAWPGLASSLDFFLHEIRHTDGPGHVTGCPAFPAPTDPPGCDATYDLAYLGSYGVQYWLNAGWATGSLHIGLGCAPPATATPYLAAHVAAANDFRTRFVTGAPPAVTAALHYGGPCP, from the coding sequence ATGGCCCGCGCGTCGCGAACCACGCCGCCGCGGATGCTCGGCGTGGCGATCGCGCTCGCCGTGGCCAGCTGCGGCGAGCTGGTCGCGCCGCCGGTGACCGCCGTCGCCGTCGCCCCGGCGAGCGCGCACCTCATCCCCGGCGAGACGGCGCAGCTCGTCGCCGAGCTCCGCGTCGACGGCGACGTCGTCGTGACCGATCGCGCGGTCACCTGGGCGACCAGCGATCCGGGCGTCGCCACGGTCTCGGCGACCGGGCTGGTCGTGGCGGTGGCGCCCGGCGCGGCGGCGACGATCACCGCCACCAGCGAGGGGCAGGCCGGCGTGGCGACGGTGGTCGTGACCGGCCCGGTCGCGACCGTGACGGTGGGCCCGGCGCTGGCGCCGGTCATCGTCGGGGCGTCGGCGCAGCTCACCGCCGAGCTGCGCGACGCGGCCGGCGCGCTGGTCCTGGGCCGCCCGATCACCTGGGCCGCCAGCGACCCTGCGATCGCGGCGGTGGCGGCGGACGGCGTGATGACCGCACAGGCGGTCGGCGGACCGGTGACGATCACCGCGACCGCCGATGGCCACCGCGGCGAGGTCAGCGTCACCACCGTCGCCGGCATCATCACCGGCATCGCGGACATCCGCGGCTTCCTCGAGGGCTGCCCGACCAGCGATCCGGCCTTCGCCACGATCCAGGCCGACTTCCAGCTGCGCGAGAACGGCGTGCGCTTGACCGCCCCGATCGCCTGCCGCGAGCCGTTCTCGGCGGTGCCGATCGCCGAGCTCACCGACGAGCTCATCGCGTACCAGGTCCTGCGGATCGCGTACTACATGAGCCGCGGCACCGAGGGTCGGCTGCCGTGGACGACGCGCGCGCTCTACGACTGGATGAAGGCGAGCATCGGCGGCATCAACCTCAAGACCGCGCCCGGCCAGCTCTACTGCTGCGATCTGATCGACGGCGAGCGCTACTTCTCGATGTCGCGACTCGACGACTTCCAGCGCAACCAGAAGCGCGCCTGGCCCGGCCTGGCGTCGAGCCTCGACTTCTTCCTCCACGAGATCCGCCACACCGACGGGCCCGGCCACGTCACCGGCTGCCCGGCGTTCCCGGCGCCGACCGATCCGCCCGGCTGCGACGCGACCTACGACCTCGCCTACCTCGGCTCGTACGGCGTCCAGTACTGGCTCAACGCTGGCTGGGCGACGGGCTCGCTCCACATCGGCCTCGGCTGCGCCCCGCCGGCGACCGCCACGCCCTACCTCGCCGCCCACGTCGCCGCGGCCAACGACTTCCGCACCCGCTTCGTCACCGGCGCGCCGCCGGCGGTCACCGCCGCCCTCCACTACGGCGGCCCGTGTCCGTGA
- a CDS encoding helix-turn-helix transcriptional regulator, whose amino-acid sequence MAAYLGIHEKQVYRLLRQGRLPGTRITGRWVFSRRLVRDWIEASSRAVLKQGQAGAEVTIRTAEPNHLIIVGADDLLLQVIQREFNRRHPALLVTSAAMNSVAGIAAVRERRAHVAGVHLLDPASGEYNRPQVAAAFDGARALLVTLAYRHVGLMVPRGNPRRVAGLADVVRLRLRLASREVGSGVRLLQDHLLRELKLGKRRLAGSEMALATHLEVATAVAEGRADAGIGTLAPSLSFGLDFIPLAWERYDLVTTDEAFYHRATQAFFEMVKSDWLRQLVATLPGYEARETGLLTVVQPEE is encoded by the coding sequence GTGGCCGCCTACCTCGGGATCCACGAGAAGCAGGTGTACCGGCTGCTCCGACAGGGCCGCCTCCCCGGCACGCGCATCACCGGCCGCTGGGTGTTCTCGCGCCGCCTGGTCCGGGACTGGATCGAGGCGTCGTCGCGCGCGGTGCTCAAGCAGGGACAGGCCGGGGCCGAGGTCACGATCCGCACCGCCGAGCCGAACCACCTGATCATCGTCGGCGCCGATGACCTGCTGCTCCAGGTCATCCAGCGCGAGTTCAATCGCCGCCACCCGGCCTTGCTCGTGACCTCCGCCGCGATGAACTCGGTCGCCGGCATCGCCGCCGTGCGCGAGCGGCGCGCCCACGTCGCCGGGGTCCACCTGCTCGACCCGGCCAGCGGCGAGTACAACCGCCCGCAGGTCGCGGCGGCGTTCGATGGCGCCCGGGCGTTGCTGGTGACCCTGGCCTACCGCCACGTGGGCTTGATGGTGCCGCGTGGCAATCCTCGCCGGGTCGCGGGGCTCGCGGACGTGGTCCGGCTCCGCCTGCGGCTCGCGAGCCGCGAGGTCGGCTCGGGCGTGCGCCTGTTGCAGGACCACCTGCTCCGCGAGCTCAAGCTCGGCAAGCGGCGCCTGGCCGGCAGCGAGATGGCGCTCGCGACGCACCTCGAGGTCGCGACCGCCGTGGCGGAGGGGCGCGCCGACGCGGGCATCGGCACGCTCGCGCCGTCGCTCAGCTTCGGCCTCGACTTCATCCCGCTGGCCTGGGAGCGCTACGACCTCGTCACCACCGACGAGGCGTTCTACCACCGAGCGACGCAGGCCTTCTTCGAGATGGTCAAGTCCGACTGGCTCCGCCAGCTCGTCGCGACCTTGCCCGGCTACGAGGCGCGCGAGACCGGCCTGCTCACCGTCGTGCAGCCGGAGGAGTGA